ATGTTGATGGTATGAAGGAACAAACAAATACTTGCCGGTGTTATCTAATGATAAATGTACCGGCGTACTTGGAATGACCGTCTCAGCTTTTAAGCTAAGTGTTCCCTTATCTTCAATTTGATAAGTGATCACTCGAAAATTGGGCCGGACACCAATATAAAGGTGTTTTTTATCATGGCTTAATACCATTGGCTGTACTTGGCCTGGTGTTGTCACCGTTTGTAGTAACGTGAGCTCACCGGCTTCGTTCATAGACCAAACGTGGATTTGATGGCTTTCGGGGCTAGCAATATAGACAACCTGATTCATCCTGTCTCCTTATGATTCATGATAAAATAGCTTTTTTCATTATACTCTAAATAATTCGAGATGCAGGTAGGCGACAAGCGAAGATAGACGGGGAGCATAGATAAACTATGTGACTCGGCTAGCTAAGTGTAGTCAACAACCCTGCAATTTGAAGTATAACGAGTATATGACGGTTAATTTCAGGATACACTAGCGAGTAACAAGCAATCCCCTCTTTTTCAACACATCTTCCACTAAATTATCTCAAAATGATCAAAACAGCAGATTACCAATAACTTGACTCGATTCATTCTGCGCCACTTTAGTTAATCGGCAATATCCGCTAAGATGACTAAATTATTTTAGTATTGGATTATTTTCAGGCTAACAGATCCCTTTCTGTTTAGCCAACAACGACAAAAACTATCATATAGCCACTCATTAAGGCATATGCAACCTCAAATCACGTGGAGCCGTTTATGTCATACCGCGTTATTGCGCTCGATCTTGATGGAACATTGCTTGATCCTCAAAAGAAAATTTTACCCGAATCCCTAGCAGCCTTAAATGAAGCCCGCAGACAAGGTGTTAAAGTTCTCATCGTAACTGGCCGCCACCATGTTGCTATCCACCCTTTCTATCAAGAACTGGATCTTGATACACCAGCAATATGCTGTAACGGAACTTACCTTTATGATTATTTAGGTAAAAAGGTACTTGCATCCGATCCAATGACCACCGAATCAGCCATCCAAATGATTGATAGATTACAAGGAACGGATATTCAGCATTTAATGTATGTTGATAATGCGATGCTGTATAACGCGCCAACAGAAGGGATCAAACGTACCTTGAGCTGGGCTCAAACCCTGCCAGAAGCACAGCGCCCAAATATTCAGTTTGTTGAAAACTATGCCGACGTTATGCACGACTATCAATCTATTTGGAAATTTGCTGTCAGTTCCGAAGATGTTGATCAGCTGAAAGAGGTTGTGCGTGGTATTGAAAACGATTTCGGCTTGGAATGTGAATGGTCATGGGCCGATCAAGTCGACGTGGGTCGTAAAGGTAACAGCAAAGGCCAGCGCCTAAAACAATGGGTTGAATCACAGGGGATGACCATGAATGATGTGGTTGCTTTTGGTGATAACTTTAACGATTTAAGCATGCTAACCACCGCTGGACTCGGTGTTGCTATGGGCCAAGCGGTCGATGAAATCAAGCAACAAGCAAAACTGGTCACTAAAGATAATACCCAGCCGGGAATTGCGGAAGTGATCCGCAAATACGTTTTGTAACCGCGTATTTATACGCTCAATGATTTAAGTTGTCGTTAGGCTCACAAGTGAACAAATCGCTAAGTGTATAAGATCACGCTGATAAGTGTGAGAGCGACAACTTGAAGCATGGTGATCATAGAGGGCTAACCATTAGCCCTCTAATTACATAGATAACTATGATGAAAAGTTTCGGCTAAGGGATACACTCTTCACTTGCGCATACACACGACGCCCTTTACGGATCGACAGCTCATCGCGCGCCCAGCGAGTAATACGTGCCCATAAATAGTGCTGTTCGCCTAAATCCAATTTAACATCCACTTGCTCGCCATCTTCCATCCACTCCACGACTTCAGCGGATAAAATATTGCGGATGCTGCTCACCTGTGGCTTCTCTAATACTAATGACACATCGGATGCATCAATACGTAAACGTAATTCAGCCCCTTTTTCAGTATCAACACGAGGGATCCATAGCTTTTGATTGCCGACAGTCACTGCTGTCATATTATAGTCAGGGTGATTACTGTGGCATGTCACATTTAATACACTACTCAGTGTATCTTGCTGTAACCAAGGACGTAACGCACTACTGGCCCATACCTCTTCTAATGCACCGAACGCTTTTACTTTCCCTTGCGCCATGACGATCACTTTATCAGCCAAACGTAAAATCTCATCAAGACTATGGCTAACATATAAAATAGGAATTTTAACGTCTTGAGAAAGCTTTTCGAGATAAGGTAATAATTCACGTTTACGCGGTAAGTCCAATGAAGCTAATGGCTCATCCATCAGCAATATTTCAGGTGCCGTCAGTAAAGCACGGCCAATTGCTACACGTTGCTTTTCCCCCCCTGAGAGCGTAATCGGAAAGCGATTCAGTAATTTTTCAATTCCTAATAACCCAACGATTTCACCAAAGCGCTCTTTCATTTCAGGCGCCATACCGTAGCGTAAATTACTTTTCACTCGATAATGTGGAAAAAGGCGTGCATCTTGAAATACATACCCAATATGACGTTTTTCTGGCGGTAAACAAATACGTTTTTCGACGTCAACCAAGGTACGCCCATTCAGTACAATACGACCTCGATTTGGTTTGGTTAACCCGCCAATCACATTGATCAATGAGGTTTTCCCTGCGCCAGAAAGGCCAAATACCGCGGTAATACTTTCAGTAGGAAGCGCTGTTTTGACCTCAAGTTGCAAGTCACCCAACTGTTGTGAAAAATCCAGCTCTAACATATTAGGCTACCCCCAGTCGTTTTTTACCCCAGCGGGTCAGCCATTCTGAAATTAACAACGAAATGAGCGCCAATACAATGGCGATAATACACAGACGAGCGGCATCCACTTCAGCCCCTGGCGTTTCAATCAACGTATACATTGCCAATGGGATCGTTTGTGTTTCACCGGGAATATTAGAGACAAAGGTAATTGTGGCACCAAACTCACCTAATGAGCGAGCAAAGGCCAGCACAGTGCCAACGATAATACCGGGAAGTGACAATGGGATGGTGATCGTAAAAAATACCCGTAATGGCGTTGCACCTAATGTTCTAGCCGCTTGTTCCAATTTACGATCAACCGCTTCGAGCGCTAATCGAATCGCCCGTACCATTAAAGGGAAAGCCACCACAGCAGAGGCTAAAGCCGCACCTCGCCAACTAAAAGTGAAACTGAAACCAAACCAATTATATAACCATTCACCAATAAAACCGCGACGTCCCATACTAATCAATAATAAATAGCCAACTACCACTGGCGGCAAAACCAGTGGTAAATGGATAATACTATCAAGCAGTGTTTTACCGGGGAAATTACAGCGAACCAGAACCCAAGCCATTAATATC
This portion of the Providencia manganoxydans genome encodes:
- a CDS encoding pyridoxal phosphatase; translation: MSYRVIALDLDGTLLDPQKKILPESLAALNEARRQGVKVLIVTGRHHVAIHPFYQELDLDTPAICCNGTYLYDYLGKKVLASDPMTTESAIQMIDRLQGTDIQHLMYVDNAMLYNAPTEGIKRTLSWAQTLPEAQRPNIQFVENYADVMHDYQSIWKFAVSSEDVDQLKEVVRGIENDFGLECEWSWADQVDVGRKGNSKGQRLKQWVESQGMTMNDVVAFGDNFNDLSMLTTAGLGVAMGQAVDEIKQQAKLVTKDNTQPGIAEVIRKYVL
- the modC gene encoding molybdenum ABC transporter ATP-binding protein ModC, yielding MLELDFSQQLGDLQLEVKTALPTESITAVFGLSGAGKTSLINVIGGLTKPNRGRIVLNGRTLVDVEKRICLPPEKRHIGYVFQDARLFPHYRVKSNLRYGMAPEMKERFGEIVGLLGIEKLLNRFPITLSGGEKQRVAIGRALLTAPEILLMDEPLASLDLPRKRELLPYLEKLSQDVKIPILYVSHSLDEILRLADKVIVMAQGKVKAFGALEEVWASSALRPWLQQDTLSSVLNVTCHSNHPDYNMTAVTVGNQKLWIPRVDTEKGAELRLRIDASDVSLVLEKPQVSSIRNILSAEVVEWMEDGEQVDVKLDLGEQHYLWARITRWARDELSIRKGRRVYAQVKSVSLSRNFSS
- the modB gene encoding molybdate ABC transporter permease subunit, whose product is MLSAYEWEAIYLSLKVSSVAVMFSLPLGILMAWVLVRCNFPGKTLLDSIIHLPLVLPPVVVGYLLLISMGRRGFIGEWLYNWFGFSFTFSWRGAALASAVVAFPLMVRAIRLALEAVDRKLEQAARTLGATPLRVFFTITIPLSLPGIIVGTVLAFARSLGEFGATITFVSNIPGETQTIPLAMYTLIETPGAEVDAARLCIIAIVLALISLLISEWLTRWGKKRLGVA